ATGGGAGAATGCTGGAGCGGGGAGAAACGCAACGCGTTTCAGCTGAGCTAGTTCCAGGGAACTTCATGGAGGAAATTGGCGTCGATAGCCAAAAGATTGGATTCATGCGAACTGAGCCTGTATCTTTGACCTTCCTTTCTGCACATGGACAATCAATTAGTCATCATCATACAGGACAGAGGCTAACAGGCCTATAAATACCATTACCTGTTGTTGGATCATATCAGCAAGTGCTTCCATACCAACATGGATTTCCACTCTTCCCCTCGGCGTTTTCCGGCTTACCTCCTACTATGCTTATGCCTTATGATAAACATAAGCAGAGGGTATGGATCTCAAAAGGTATGGCCAATTCATCACCCTGCATTTTATGGCATAGTGTTGGTTCTGTTCGATGCTAAGATATGTTTTATGTTCCTCTCCACGCATAGCTGTACATCGTTTACCTGGGAGAGAAGAAACATGATGACCCTTCTCTGGTAACATCTTCGCACCATGACATGCTCACCACCATTCTTGGAAGGTAAACCTCAGAACAAGCTTCCTATCTTTCCGAGTTTGGTTCTGATCTTCTGAATGGCAATATACATTTAGAGGACAGAGTATTTCGTTCGACAATTCCGAGAAAGGCTGCCATTTTATTTTTCCTCATCACTTGTTGATTTGTTTCAGCAAGGAAGATGCGTTGGCCTCCATCACTTACAGCTACAAGCATGGCTTCTCCGGCTTCGCAGCGATGTTAACAGATGACCAAGCACAAGATCTTGCAGGTGGGCCAAGTTTACTACAAAAATTGCTTCGCTAATTCTCTGATGGTCTAACACTATCCTGTTAAGATAACCGAATTGGAGAATTCAATCCTGATGCATGATCCTTTCTTCTGAAGAAAGAAACGTATTTGGTGATTATTATTTGCTCATTAGTTAAGCTGTTTATCTTTCTAATCATCGATATGAGTTCGAGGGTGGGCAGTCATATGGTTCTTATTCCCGTTTTGTGGAAACCTACTCCGGATCAATGTATGGTCTCTTTTCTGCAATACAACTTATTTGTAGTTGTACACTCATTTAGTATGAAGCTGCACATCTGCAGTAGCCTTACGATCCTGCCTGATTATTATTTCAATTTTTCCTATTTCTTAGGTGACTGAAAAATAACTACTTTTAAGTCACTGCTGAGAATTGTCCAATCAAACTTCAGAATTCGTGAAAGGGTAAAATAAGGGGCGAGAAAATTTTGATCTTGGGACTATCAGTAGTTAACTGAGAAGCAGACAATTTCTTTCTCGGGTTATGAGGATCCTTTCTTTTTGTTACTCTGTGATGTATACACCACATATACATAACTAACTGGCGGCTTCTGATTTAGAATTTTAGTTCCTCATGTATCTTTTTGACATGTTCAGAGCTACCTGAAGTTATCAGCGTTACTCCAAATCAGCATCATGACTTGATGACCACAAGAAGTTGGGATTTCCTTGGCATGAACCTGGACCATCAGCCACCCAGTAAACTTCTGCAGAGGAGCAAATATGGAGAAGATGTAATTATCGGGATAGTTGACACTGGTCAGTCCTTCATTGCTAACAAGTTAAATTAGAGAAAAAAATCTTCACCAAGCAAATTCCTGCTAAAACACTGCAAATGCAATTGATGCAGGGATCTGGCCTGAATCAAGAAGCTTCAGCGACGAAGGATACGGACCAGTACCGTCACGATGGAAGGGTGTGTGTCAGCTGGGGCAGGCCTGGAACAGCACCAACTGCAGCAGGAAAATCATAGGCGCACGGTACTATCCTGCGGGTCTGGACAAGGCTGACCAAGCGAACAATTACATGTCGGCACGGGACATTAATGGGCACGGGACACATACCGCATCCACAGCAGCCGGTGCAATAGTAGAGGGGGTCAGCCTCCATGGCCTGGCAGCAGGGGTAGCACGGGGTGGTGCGCCCCGAGCGCGCCTTGCAGTGTACAAGGTTGCATTCGAGGGCCCGAAGAAGGTGCAGCTTGCTAGTGCCGCGCTGCTAGCAGCTCTGGATGATGCGATTCATGATGGAGTTGACATCCTATCCCTATCAGTCCAATATAATGACAATTCATTTGGTTCACTCCATGCAGTCCAGAAGGGTATTACCGTTGTTTATGGCGCGGGAAATAGCGGGCCTAGACCACAAGTCATTTCTAACACAGCCCCTTGGGTCATCACAGTCGCAACGAGCAAGATCGACCGGTCTTTTCCAACTGCCATTACCCTTGGAAACAATCAAACCATCGTGGTATGCACAAACATGATCTTTGTTAGAATCCTGGGAGGCAACTTTGCTCCACCTATCATCCTCAAACACTTACCACTCAATATTTATGCATAACTTTTCATATTTGCAGGGTCAATCACTCTATTACATGATAAAAAATGAATCCAAGAGTGGGTTCCAGCCACTTGTACAAGGTGGAAGGTGTGTCAGATGCTATTCGCTCAATTGACTACATTTATAAATAGATGTCATTTTCTGCTTAGGCATTAAGATCTGAATCCAGTTGAGCAATTATTGTGGTCTTTCTGTTTTCAGCTGCTCAATCGAGGCACTAAATGGCACGGAAATCAACGGAAAAATTGTTCTATGCATTAAAGAAACTTTTGGCCCAACAGCAGACATTCTCCCAGACGCCATAACAAATGTTAAAAGTGGTGGGGCATTTGGTCTTATTTTCGCAATATATACCATAGATAAGCTTTTGAGCACCGAAGATTGTGTGGGCATTGCATGTGTCATTGTCGACATTGATATCGGGTTTCAAGTTGCAACATACATTGGAAGCCAAGGGTAAGAACCTATTTTGTGGCCTTCCATGCTTAGTTGCTTACAGATGTTATCTTTTATCCAGCAATTATTTAAAGACTCAATAAACTGTGCTTTAACTTGAGCAGCTCGCCCATTGCCAAGATTGAGCCAGCAAGTACTATAACAGGAAACCGAGTTCCTGCTCCAAGAGTCGCATTTTTTTCTTCAAGAGGCCCGTCCGCCAAGTACCCTACAGTTCTTAAGGTACACAAGCTAAAATGAGCGCATTCTGTTGTCCTTGCAATATATATACTattattccagaaacaattttcggaAAAACACCAACTAGTAGGGATTGATCGTAAGATTTCTCTCAGAAATAGGGACGTTAAGATGATTTTGTTTGACAGGTTAGCACTACCTTCACACGGTGAAATTATCTTAATCCCATTATAACTACTTTAACAGCTTGACATAGCCGCACCAGGAGTGAACATCTTAGCAGCTACAGGAGACGGATATGTGTTCGACTCAGGGGCATCAATGTCAACCCCACATGTAGCAGGCGTCGTAGCATTGCTAAAGGCTGTACATCCTGATTGGTCTCACGCTGCCCTAAAATCAGCAATTGTTACCACTGGTAAATTCCTAAAACATTATATCCACATGAAACACTATCCTCATCAATCCACTCACACTTTCTTAACAACGATTTGCTCTTCTTTGCATGGGTAAAGCATCAACCAAGGATGAGCATGGCATGCCGATGCTAGCAGAAGCACTACCCCGGAAGGTCGCCGACCCATTCGACTATGGAGGAGGAAACATAAATCCTAATGCAGCTGCCGATCCCGGCCTTGTTTACGACATCGATCCGAGGGACTACAGCAAGTTCTTCGCTTGCACGATTCAGAAATACGCTATCTGCAACATTTCTACATCGCCGGCATATCACCTAAACCTGCCTTCCATAGCCATTCCTGAGCTAAGGGGTCCAATTAAGGTGCAGCGAGCAGTCACGAACGTTGGCGAGGTCGACGCGGTTTACCGAGCCGATATACAGTCCCCCTCAGGAGTGAGGATCAAAGTCGACCCACCAACCCTAGTCTTCAACGCGACAACGAAAGTGCACGCCTTCAAGGTCAGCATGACGCCTCTGTGGAAGGTGCAAGGCGGCTACACGTTCGGCAGCCTGACTTGGCGCAACGAGCGCCACTCGGTGAGGATCCCACTAGCAGTCCGGATCACAATCCAAGATTTCTACGCCGATGTTGCATAGTAACGAGGAATGTCATATGAAAAATAAAGATTGGTGATGTTACGGATTTTAGCATGAATCACAAGATTATTTGTAGTACTTACGATTTGTAGTTTGTACTTGAAGAAATTTGTTTGCAATAGAACACTACTGTTATTGATTTTTGTCTGAATGCTCGGTTCTCGATTTTACCCCCGACGAATCACACAACGGAAATCGCTGGAGAGAGAGGAGGATGGCTGGGACGAACCTGGCGGCGTGGGCGGCGGAGAGCCTCGCCTGATTAGCCGTGGCCAGAGCCGAGACGGGAGTGGGGGTCCGCGTACGTTGACCTCCGGCCGCCGGAGTCGACGGGACTCGTTCTGGTCCCGGTATCGCCGTGCGGCTGACCTTTTTTTTAGGGGGCGCCGTGCGGCTGACGGCCATTGTTCCCCAgcctcgtcgttctgatcctgtacaTGGGCCTCAATAAATTGGGCCGTGCTATCTGGATGAGACAACTTCGGCGTTGAGGCCGTTGATGTAGCGTCGAGCCACAGCGCCAACACTATGTCTCGCTTACATCGTTTTTTTCaacgcgtttttggctttttaaacgtttttttttgtttattttttcaacATTTCGGTTTTCTACctgtcttccttagcttttggatAAAAGAATTAATTTTTTTTAcacgaaaaaacatgtttttttctttcgcgagagtcacagttttgcttctGCTAGAGACACAGTTTTGCTTTCGtgggagtcacggccgtgcctatcAGAAACGAAAAAAGacgctttttttatttttttattcctttcgcgagagttacggttttgctttcgcgagaggcacggttgtgctttcgcaagagtcacggccgtgcctcttagaaaagaaaagaaaaacgttttttctgttctttttctttcgcgagagtcacgggtttgcttccgcgagaggcatggttacgctttcgcgagagtcacggccgcgcCTGTCGGAAACAAAAAAATaatgttttattttttctttttctctcacgagagtcacggttttgtttccgcgagaAGCACGGTTATGATTTCGTAAGAGGCACGggcatgcctctttcggaaagggaaaaaaatcgTGCTTCCGGTTCggattttttatttggttttttccgtaaaaaagtttgtcaaaaccttTCAACATGGGATTTAGTTTTGAAGATCTAGACATGAGAAATTCAACGGTGAAAGCGATTCGAGATTTGAATGCACAGTATAAGAGATAATTCtttttgaataaatggatctacgaaaAAAAAAAACTCTGAGGTTGTGACAAATGGCGCACATGCAGCGATCTTTGCAATGcatactcctcaattagtgatttcggcaTCCATCTCGTCTGAAGCTTTCCTATGGGCTAGCCCAATAGCTTGTTACTCACTCGTCCGTTTGTGGgattgtttgtagaattttctttccttttttttcctttttggtatttttatttcttctttggTTTTTTctcattgttttatttcttttttattttaagtTTCGTTTTTCTTTGCTTTCTCTTTGTTTATTTCATGGGTTTCTTCAGGTTTTTTATTTCTCATATTCCTTATTTCTTTGATTTTTTTGTTTCTTCCTTGGTTTTTTATGGTTTTATTTTTTTATCGGCTTATACTATTTTTTATTCTTGTGCACCTGTATCCTcggtttttgtttctttctttttgttttttgtttcattagtattttttactatgTTTGTTTGATTTTCATCGTATATTTTACATATACATCAAGAATATTGTTTAAAACCATGTTTAATATTTTACAATCAcaagttcaacattttttaatacatggttaatatttttatatgaattttaaacatttttaaaatgcttgattaaAAGTTTATAAATACAATATTAACATTTTGtgaatacatgattaatatttttctatacacatttaacattttcaaatgcttgattaacaagtTTTTATATAGTATTAGAATCTTCTTAATGCATggccaacattttttctatacacatttaacagatttcaaatgcttaattaacattttttaatgcaagataaatattttttaatataatggtcaacatttttttatacatatttaacattttttgaaatgcttgattaatattccaATAATTGtttacattttttaaatgcttgataaacattttttaaatacatgatcaaattgTTTCATACACATCGTATTATttttgtatacatgagaaacattttctctatacatGTTTGACATTTGTCAAATGCTTGGTTATCATTTTTTCAACGTTTTATGTATAGTGTTTTTGtatatatttctttaaaatatTTGAAAGtataaaaaagtaaataaagctgaaaacaaaaacaaagtacGTGAAAGAAAAACGAGGTTGTGGTCTCCCGTGCGCCTGGGCCGACACATTCAGGCGAGGCTTCCCTCTGTCTCGCGTGTAGCAAGACATAGAGGCGCCAGAGTCACAGTCACACTCTTCAATTCCGCACCTCGCTACAATAAGTAGTTTCTTTAAGCGAAGGCAAAAATCAAGTACTCTTTTAGTTCAGAAGAAAAGAATTGACAGTCAATTAACAAAAAACCGGACAAAAGCATTCACAGTCCACCGAGCGGCACAGACAAGATAACCTACACATAACACTACAAAGAAGACCTGTCGAGGTGGCACATTGGTGTCATCGTGTCATCGCCATCACTTCTCTCCAAGCAAGGGCGATCACCATCCCTTCACCATGAACGAGCGACTTTGACTTCACCACATACGACTGTCGACCCAACATATGGCATAGAGGCGTGTGGAGTCACATGAAGGGctatttttttcgaaaaggggggctccccggcctctgcatcagaacgatgcatacgaccaccTTTATAAAAATCAAATAAGTTCAACAAGGTCTTGCAGTCACATGAAGGGCTATGCCACGCACTCAAGTGTTAACAGCTCTACATTCATCCACAAGGATAATGCTAATCTCCGTTACTGTTCGCTGTTGTCCGCGTCCAATTGCTGCCATGACATGCTCAGCTTTGTTCTGCACACGGCTAATCTTTCGAAATCGAGCTTGCCGTTCCTTGATCAGCTCGATGATTTCGGTGGCTTGGTGCATGTTCCTTGACCGGCCAGCTGTCCCAGCATTGATCAATGCAACGATCGCAGCACAATCAGTCTCCACCAGTAGCGGCGCTTGGGACCAGTGCAGGGCTACTCTAAGCCCCTTCTCGCACGCCGCTAGCTCAGCTTCCAGAGGTCCATGACAGTTGAACAACCATCTACATGCAGCAAAGATTATCTgtccttcgtggtcatgtaaaatcatactccctccgtttcaaaatagatgacccaattttgcactaaagttagtataaagttgagtcatctattttggaacggagggagtatatacctgCACTCGCTTCGCCCTCTGCTGCAACATAAGAGCCATCAAAGTTGAGCTTGACATGTCCCGCTGGAGGGAGCTCCTATTTGACATCACAGGGAGTAAACGAGTTGGCATATGAGTACTCATTGTGATACATCCACTCAGGTCAGCCGGGAATTTTCCATTGGTAATGTCCGCCTGCGGGTAGTGCTTGATCATGAGCAGATAGTCCATGTATCCACACAAAAATCGTTTAGATGCTTCAATTGGAATCATTGGCTTATCATGGGCCAGTTCATTATGCACATGCCACACACGCCAGAACACCATTGATAACTAACATGCGTTGTGTGTCATTCAGTTATTGGAGGAGCATTAGCAGCTCCGGTTCAGAATTTCTGAGCGCATCATCACGCGAAGATTCCAAACGTTTTTCATTTCATTCCAAAGGGCATGCACACAATTTCGATTCTGACGGAGAGCCACGAAGAAGAACTATACAAAGTTGACACAGTAAGTAGTTGCATCTTTGCCTTTGTTCTCATCTTAAGAACATGTACAGGGTGCGCATCCATGTAAAACTTGGAGACGTGTACCATCGTGCTCGAAATTATGTCGGCAAGTCATACCAACATGAGCTAACGATGAACCAACCTGTCACGTGCGTGCACTACGGAGCCTCGCTGTCAAGAGACCTGCAGCACATCCCAGATTATCATATCGCAGTCCATCAGACACTATAACACGCATACGATCCGATCCTTTCATCAGCCAACAGAGTTACAAATCGTTGTCTTCAGCGCACCGAAAACCATTTAACAGCAATAAACTAATCGATAATGGcagtgtaagacaataagttttgggaaaccagcacaaccctctaggggtggcttatctcattatatataatggttgtgttacaatatgtaccatatacgtacataggtacagaagctatacatagtctaacaccctccctcaatcttagccactttctaaagaactgagaagggtaagattgcgcctacaagcctcaaactgtggcagcggtaaaggcttagtgaagatgtctgcaagttgatccttagatgagataaacttgatctagagttgcttctgtgatacacgttcccgtacaaagtgatagtcaacttcaatgtgtttcattcgggcatgaaatactggatttgcagaaaggtatgtagcaccgatgttatcacaccaaagaataggaggctgtggttgagacaaacccaactcctgaagcaaagactgcacccaaataatctctgcagtagcattagccacagccttgtactcagcttcagtactgctacgtgacacagtagcctgtttccgagcactccaggcgatcaaattagagccaaagaatactgcataaccccccgtggatcgcctgtcatctgggctaccagcccaatctgcatcagagaaggccgaaaggacccgagaggaagtcggctgaatatgcataccaaatgtcagggtgaactgaacataaggaAGAATGcgttttaacagcagcccaatgagtatctctgggagcctgaagatactgacaaaccctattaacagcataagagatatctggtctcgtgatcgtcaagtactgaagtccaccaacaatgctcctgtactctgtggcatccgcaggagacaaaagctcaccatcaacagctgttatcttgtcggtagacgacatgggtgtggtggtcagtttgcacttcagcatgccagctctctgtaacaactccaaggagtacttcttctgcgtaaggacaagaccagtagcacgagaagtgacctcaactccaaaaaagtagtgaagcttcccaagatctttgaccgcaaaatcagcactaagagagcagacaagagcatcagcagcatactgagaagagctgacaaggataatatcatcgacatataccaaaagatacatagtgacttctggcttctgtagaagaaataacgaagtgtcagcagtagacggcacaaacccatgagcacgaagggcagaggcaaggcgggcatgccaggcacgaggagcttgcttcaaaccatatagtgctttggaaagacgacagatatagtcaggacgatcaagatcagagaaaccaggcggctgtttcatataaacctcttcctccaaaaatccatgtagaaaagcatt
The Triticum dicoccoides isolate Atlit2015 ecotype Zavitan chromosome 3A, WEW_v2.0, whole genome shotgun sequence genome window above contains:
- the LOC119269262 gene encoding subtilisin-like protease SBT3.8, with the protein product MDFHSSPRRFPAYLLLCLCLMINISRGYGSQKLYIVYLGEKKHDDPSLVTSSHHDMLTTILGSKEDALASITYSYKHGFSGFAAMLTDDQAQDLAELPEVISVTPNQHHDLMTTRSWDFLGMNLDHQPPSKLLQRSKYGEDVIIGIVDTGIWPESRSFSDEGYGPVPSRWKGVCQLGQAWNSTNCSRKIIGARYYPAGLDKADQANNYMSARDINGHGTHTASTAAGAIVEGVSLHGLAAGVARGGAPRARLAVYKVAFEGPKKVQLASAALLAALDDAIHDGVDILSLSVQYNDNSFGSLHAVQKGITVVYGAGNSGPRPQVISNTAPWVITVATSKIDRSFPTAITLGNNQTIVGQSLYYMIKNESKSGFQPLVQGGSCSIEALNGTEINGKIVLCIKETFGPTADILPDAITNVKSGGAFGLIFAIYTIDKLLSTEDCVGIACVIVDIDIGFQVATYIGSQGSPIAKIEPASTITGNRVPAPRVAFFSSRGPSAKYPTVLKLDIAAPGVNILAATGDGYVFDSGASMSTPHVAGVVALLKAVHPDWSHAALKSAIVTTASTKDEHGMPMLAEALPRKVADPFDYGGGNINPNAAADPGLVYDIDPRDYSKFFACTIQKYAICNISTSPAYHLNLPSIAIPELRGPIKVQRAVTNVGEVDAVYRADIQSPSGVRIKVDPPTLVFNATTKVHAFKVSMTPLWKVQGGYTFGSLTWRNERHSVRIPLAVRITIQDFYADVA